A section of the Humulus lupulus chromosome 2, drHumLupu1.1, whole genome shotgun sequence genome encodes:
- the LOC133817563 gene encoding arogenate dehydratase/prephenate dehydratase 1, chloroplastic-like: MAVNSVAMLGNFGFQLGLGGFSSKSSELSKRVSFGSLPGSSGTLAFHGSGAKPFKPKKEHQQASSQDEHNVSKTLHKDLIFIPRSITESVLSIYPKDDPNVRIAFKGLPGCYSEDAALKIYPKCQSVPCDEFENTFKAVELWLADKAILPIENSAAGSIHRNYDLLLRHRLHIVGEVQLAANLCLLALPGIREEQLRRVLSHRQALASSDAFLSKLGTAQEDVDDTAGAAQYVALEGLRDAGAIASARAAEMYGLNILAERIQDDAENIIRFLVLARDPIIPKLDKLYKTSIVLTLHEGPGILFKALAVFALREINLIKIESRPQKKQPLRVVDDSNMGQAKYFDYLFYIDFEASMAEPRAQSALEQLQELATYLRVLGCYAMDTTL; encoded by the exons ATGGCTGTGAATTCTGTAGCTATGCTGGGAAACTTTGGCTTTCAATTGGGTTTGGGAGGTTTTTCGTCCAAATCATCTGAGCTAAGTAAACGGGTGTCGTTTGGTTCCCTTCCTGGTTCATCTGGTACTTTAGCTTTCCATGGTAGTGGGGCAAAGCCGTTTAAGCCAAAGAAAGAACATCAGCAGGCTTCTAGTCAGGACGAGCATAATGTTTCAAAGACATTGCATAAGGATTTGATCTTTATCCCAA GATCAATAACTGAATCTGTTTTGTCTATTTATCCCAAGGATGATCCCAATGTACGAATAGCATTTAAG GGCTTGCCAGGATGTTACAGTGAGGATGCTGCACTCAAAATCTACCCAAAATGTCAATCCGTTCCTTGCGATGAGTTTGAAAATACGTTTAAG GCTGTTGAATTATGGCTGGCTGATAAGGCAATTCTTCCTATTGAGAATTCGGCTGCTGGAAGCATCCACCGGAACTATGATTTACTACTCCGTCATAGGCTTCACATTGTCGGTGAAGTGCAGTTGGCTGCCAATCTCTGCCTTCTAGCACTGCCAGGAATTAGAGAAGAACAGTTAAGACGAGTTCTAAGCCATCGTCAG GCACTTGCCTCAAGTGATGCTTTTCTAAGTAAGTTAGGCACAGCCCAAGAAGATGTTGATGATACAGCTGGTGCAGctcag TACGTAGCATTGGAAGGTTTGAGGGATGCTGGTGCAATTGCTAGTGCTAGAGCTGCAGAAATGTATGGGCTTAACATACTTGCAGAAAGAATCCAG GATGATGCTGAAAATATTATTCGTTTTCTCGTGCTTGCGAGGGATCCAATTATTCCCAAACTTGATAAGCTATACAAA ACAAGCATTGTGCTTACTTTACACGAAGGCCCTGGAATTTTGTTTAAAGCATTGGCTGTATTTGCTCTAAGGGAGATTAATTTGATAAAG ATTGAAAGCCGACCTCAAAAAAAGCAGCCATTAAGAGTGGTTGACGACTCCAACATGGGGCAAGCTAA GTACTTTGATTACCTTTTCTACATTGATTTTGAGGCATCTATGGCAGAACCACGTGCACAGAGTGCTTTAGAGCAGTTGCAG GAACTTGCAACTTATCTTCGGGTACTTGGTTGCTATGCCATGGATACAACTCTATAG